The Setaria viridis chromosome 2, Setaria_viridis_v4.0, whole genome shotgun sequence DNA window ACTGTAAGTACACTTCAAAGATGTCTTACTTTTATGAGCTATCCTGAATTATATTAATCAATAtcatagttaattatttttttttgagacagttaattaattaatttttaccttcttgtggccttgtgggtgcccccccccccccccacgcgcacacaacacacacacacacacacatctgCTGATAACAAATTTTAGGTCATTGTCACTGGAAGTAATCCTCAGTTAGGAAGATGGCGAGCTCAAGATGGTCTCAAGATGAGCTATGTTGGAGATTCCTTGTGGAAAGCGAACTGTGTTTTGAGGAAGTCTGAGTTCCCTGTAAAATATCCTTTTGCAAATGATTGTCCCCTTAATATTTTATTGGATGTGCAATACTGATGAGTACTGTTACGCCAGTATTCCTCAATGCATCATCTTTTTAGCTGTTGGCTAATACCCTGTCCATAGCATTTTTTAGTAATTGTCCTTAACATCTTTTCCACATACAAATACTGTCAAATCAGTCAAGCAGGAAACCCTTCATTGGAGCTAGGTCCAAACAGGGAGGTTGATATTGAACTATCATCACCCAAGCAATCCAGATATGTCGTGTTATCTGATGGTGCACTCAGGGTAATTTATCCAATTGAGTTATCTGCAAAAGATGCATGATTTTATTGCTTGAGAGCTTTCTAGTAATTTCTTGAACATTTTAACTAGAAATAGTTGGTCATGCTATGATGCATTATAGGCAATTAATATTATTCACTATACATGAATATATACTTGACAAAACCATGGAACTCCATACTTCAGCTAGAAATCTGAGAATCAGTATGCATTATACAGAACGAACAGCATGTACTGATATTTCATCTGTATTCGCCAGGATGCACCATGGAGGGGTGCAGGTGTTGCCGTACCCGTGTTTTCAATCAGATCAGATGAGGACCTAGGTGTTGGAGAATTTCTGGATCTTAAACTTCTTGTCGATTGGGCAGTCAATTCAGGCTTCCATCTTGTTCAGCTCCTTCCAATCAACGATACTTCAGTTCATGGGATGTGGTGGGATTCTTATCCATACAGGTGCGGCTAATATTCATTACCAAATATTCCTGTTCATAATGGTGGTATTTCTTGGGGTACATAAGGACCATATTGAAACAGTAGTGATGCTCCTCATGTGTTTATTTACAGCTCGCTCTCTGTGTTTGCGTTGCATCCCTTGTACCTGAGAGTACAAGCACTTTCAGATGCAATTCCAGCAGATGTTAAGGTAGACCTTTGTTATGCTTCCATGTTTATTCATTGTATGTATTGGCTGTGTTGTGTTTACATTTCACTAAATGTTTGAATAAGTTGCCCCTCACCTCATTTAGTACTCAATTTAAAATTTATCACAGGAAGAAATTCAGCAGGCAAAGAAGCATTTGGATAAAAAGGTTAGTGCATTTGAATTTTGGCATTGATTCTTGCAGCTGTTTAAGTGAATatctaataattaattatttctcTAACTTGTAAATGGCTTGGAAATTAGGACGTTGATTACGAGGCATCATTGTCCACAAAACTGTCGATTGCTAGGAAAATATTCAATTTAGAAAAGGACAAAGTGCTAAACTCCAGTTCTTTCAAGCAGTTCTTATCTGAAAATGAGGTACATTCACAGCCATTTTGTTTATCATGTGTGATCATGGTACTTGATTGCCCATTCCAAACTGTGTTTAATAAGCTTTCGTACTGTGTTCTAATAGGAATGGTTGAAACCATATGCGGCATTTTGCTTTTTGCGGGACTTTTTTGAGACATCTGATCACAGCCAATGGGGTCGGTTTTCTCAGTTTTCCAAGGAGAAGGTCTTGACACTATTATTTTTCATCAGTTCTTGGATCATTTCAGGCACTATAGTTTGCTAAGAACAGCTCATTGCATAGATATATTCTGTCATTTTGTCTAATTCTTTGTGAGAGCACAGGTGTAACATGAGCGCTAAGATGGTTTCCTTCTGTAACGTGTTTCAGCTTGAGAAGCTTATTTCCGAAGGTACTTTGCACCACGACGTTATACAATTTCATTACTATGTTCAGTACCATCTATATATGCAAGTAAGTATTATCTGTTGCTGCTATCATTCCGGACTGCTCATAGAATTACTCTCATCTATATATTTTGACACTATTTTTGTTCACCTTTTTAGTTATCAGAGGCAGCTGCATatgcaagaaagaaaaagattaTCCTGAAAGGTGATTTACCTATCGGTGTTGATAGGAATAGTGTGGATACTTGGGTATACCCAACTTTGTTTCGCATGAATACTGCTACCGGAGCACCACCTGATTATTTTGACAAGAATGGACAAAATTGGGGTTTTCCTACATATAACTGGGAGGAAATGTCAAAGGATAATTATGGGTGGTGGCGAGCTCGTCTGACACAGGTTATTTAACATAACAGATGCTGTATGTCTGACTgatcatattttctttttttttaattcatatcCTATTAACATGTTGCAGATGGCAAAGTACTTCACAGCATACAGGATAGACCACATCTTGGGTTTCTTTAGGATATGGGAGCTTCCAGATCATGCTGCAACAGGTTTAGTTGGGAAATTTAGACCTTCAATTCCTCTTAGTCAGGTTAGTTTCTGTATCCTTTGGGCAATCTAAAATGGCCAGAGAAAGCCTCTAATTTGTTCTTGACTCTCCAGGAGGAGCTTATAAGTGAAGGCCTATGGGATTTTGATCGAATGAGCCGACCATACATTCGTCAGGAAATTCTGGAGGTTGCTGTATTTAAAATGATGTTCATGTTTCCGAATTCTTTTGAATGAAATATTAGGGCACAATCCTGAAATTCTTCTCCATTTTTTCAGGAGAAGTTTGGATCCTTTTGGACAGTCATCGCAGCCAACTTTCTAAATGAGTATCAGAAGCAGTGTTATGAGGTAATGCAACAAGTCATATTCTTCATATAGAACATATCAGCTACTTAAGAGTGCACTGCAAATCTCAATATAAATGACTCTATTTTGTATTCTCAGTTGTGTGCTTTTAATGCAATTTCGTTTCTAAAATATTACTGACTTTGTTACCCTGTGCTTTCTATTCTTTGCTTCACTTGTATAGTTCAAAGAAGATTGCAACACAGAGAAAAAGATTATTGCGAAGATTAAAACAAGTCCTGAAAAGTCACTGTGGCTAGAGAAAGAAGACAGTATCCGCCGTGGTCTTTTAGATTTACTTCAGGTAATTTGAGTCTTCTGCTTTGATTTACTTGCTTTGCTGCCAACACGCTTTATTCTCCATGTTACAACTTCTCCTAATATATCCAGCTCCTTTTCAATTTGGATTAAGTACTGCTTGTTCTGCAGAATGTTGTCCTTATCAGAGATCCAGAGGACCCCACAAAATTTTATCCCCGTTTCAACCTGGAAGATACTTCAAGTTTTAGTGATCTAGATGAACACAGGTAATGTTAAAGGTTCTCAACTATAGTTTTTCCATTCTCCATGTTCAAGTTAAGTGGATTTGATCCACTCGTGATTTAGTCTGTAAATTTGCTTTAGTCTACTAAATGTTGATAAAATATATAGTGTAACAGTTTAGGGGAATTTTCTGTTTTAGTTTGTTGTCTACAGCTCTTTAGGTACCCAGTTCCCCAGAAAATGAAATTAGTAAATTAGTGTCTTTACAGTAGGCAGCTTgttctcaagaaaaaaaattagcgCACACCACCTTAGGCTTTGCTATTTGCTCTTGATTTATGCAATGTGTTAACCAATTTTGTGTTTATGGAATGTTTCATCCTCTCCTTGAACAATTTTTTACAGCAAAAATGTGCTCAGAAGATTGTACTATGACTATTATTTTGCTCGCCAAGAAAATCTCTGGCGTCAAAATGCACTGAAGACTCTGCCTGTCCTGTTGAACTCATCAGATATGTTGGCGTGTGGAGAAGACCTTGGTCTCATCCCTGCTTGTGTTCACCCTGTATGACCCCTTTTCTGGACATGCTAAGTTGCTAACTAATATACTGATTTTTTACTGACTGCTAATAAATAACAATAAAAAACTTCTGTATAGGTTATGCAAGAACTTGGGTTGATTGGATTGCGTATCCAAAGAATGCCTAGTGAACCAAACTTGGAATTTGGTATTCCTTCTCAGTACAGCTACATGACGGTATGTTTCTGTCCTTTACAGTATTACACTCAGATCTAGTTGGAAATATAATGAAAACTATATTCTGACTCAAACTGATAAAGAGATTCAGAGATGCTATGTTGCTTCGATGATCAATTTTTCTGGGATGTTTCAGGTTTGTGCTCCCTCATGTCATGATTGCTCTACATTACGAGCTTGGtgggaagaagatgaaggaagaagaagccgctTCTACAAGACTGTAGTTGGCAGCAATGAAGAACCCCCATCTCGCTGCACCCCGGAAGTAGTGCACTTCATTGTTCAGCAGCATTTTGATGCTCCATCAATGTGGGCAATCTTTCCACTTCAGGTACACAACTTGAATTGACATCATAGATCAATTTGTCAACTGAAACAAGCTGACGAGTATACTTTGGGTTTGCCATTTATCAGGACCTTCTCGCCCTGAAAGACAAGTACACCACAAGACCAGCACCAGAGGAAACAATCAATGACCCCACTAATCCAAAGCACTATTGGAGATTCCGTAAGTCAATTCCATcattttcctcatcatcaaataAGGCATttcagttcaaaaaaaaagttaaggCTATTCTTGAAATGACGACTTCTTTTGAGGAAAAGCCTCCCATTTCAATTTATTGACATGAGACAATAGGCATGTCTTGATTGTTGTGTGGTTTGGTAGTCGCAATGTTAGATGAGTTGCATGATATATCTGCTACCTGAACATAAACAGTTCAGTGTATGTGTTTATGCTACTGTCTACTTAACCATCTGATCTAGATTCATCAAGAGAGGATGCACAGCAGGCGAATTTAATATTTGTAGGCATGATACAATGCTAGCCTGTCAACTTTGAATGATTGAATAAACAATACCTCGGAGAGCAAACTTTTAGGATACCATCATTTTCGTATGGGTCAGTAGCATAGCTTTCTAAGCTAAAGCGATTTCTCTCAAGTTCCACATGCGATTCGCACTCCTGTTGCAAACTTAATCCGGAAAAGGCATTTCTTTTCCTTGGATCTAACTTCTTCCCAACATTTTCAGGTGTCCATGTGACGTTAGAGTCTCTGTTGGACGACAAGGACATCCAAGCAACCATCAAGGACCTTGTCACAGGTAGCGGGAGATCCTTCCCTGGAAAGAAGGTGGAAGGTGCCAACGAAAGCGGTGAGAAGTTATCTAAGGTGCAGTTGAACGGTAAAGCTTAGAAATGATTGCAGAACAGCTGAACGTGATCACGATTGCAAGTCCATAGAATAAGGCGACACATTGTATTAACATGTCGGTTGGGTCTGTTGTTTCAGCAAGAAATTTCTGACTCCCCTGAAATTCTTTCAACACTGGAAATAAGAAGTGTCACCGTATCAAATCAGCAAATGAAATAATTCATCCCATGTCTGTTTTCATTCATAAATTTGTTCTTTTCATGACCCAGTTATTTCTTAGTGGTTCATTTCTGCTTCAGCCTGTTCAAACCACTGAAATGGCCTCTTTTGCAGTTCTGCTGTCCTAATCAACCAATACCGTCTATTGTGCATCATGTGCGAATAAATACCAGCTCTTTTCCCCCCTGAGAATAGATTCTGTTCTAGATTTGTGTTCTGCTAGAACTCTACGGGAGACAGTTCCATTTCTTTTGATATGGAGCATAAGAATAGGTCATGGCTATGGATGATTCTCCTTCAGCTGCTTTCCATAATGACCTCTGCTTTTGGAGCTTGTTGATACCAAATGCTAATTCACAAAAACATTAGCAGTTGCTTGCTATTGATGTGGTCCAAAGTTTTGGTTACACCAAATGCCAATTCATAAACACATTATTAGCAGCTGCCACTTTGCTTGATGCTGTGGTCCTGGTTGTGAAGGTCTCTTCCTTGATTTCAAAACTGAAAACTGGTTGGGCACTGTAATCTAAAAGGACAGGTTGGGCACTCGTTTTTGTCTCTGCAATTAGCATGTCCCCGTGTGTACTAGCATTGAAAAGGGTTGGCAAAACTGAAATAGACATGACCACTCCCTAGCTAAGATCACTCTACATCTGGGAGTCTaaagagtgttttttttttcttttggcgaCCAGAAGTCTAAAGAGATGTTTGAACTTGAATGGAAATTGGAGGGCAGAAATGGACGTACCGCAATCAGTTGTATCTTGCAAGCTTGGTGAAGACTCATGGCGGTACGATCTGGTACATGCTGTCTATCTGAAAAGCCCCCGAAAGGGCCTGGGCAGCTGATTAACCCGCTGAAAAACAGTGACTGAGAAGACTGAAATTTGAACGGATGCAACTgcaaaatttttaatttaataaaCCACCTCTCTCTCATGCGCAAGCCATCTCTTTGCCTCCTTTACGTCGCTTTACAACACCAAACCCCTTCTCTAATCAGTGGTTACAATTTCCAtatccatttcttttttttcgttCATTTAATCTTTTAACTTTTTAAGGCAATCCAAGAAGTAATCTGACAGTTACCAACTGTCGGCTGCAGTAACAGAAAACCTTGGACCACAAAGATGAATACGGAGTACTCCAGTATTTGGTCCTCTTACTGCTGTAACTGAAAACGAAGATCGTTCAGTCAGCACAACTGCCCAGCTCAAAAAGGCTCGGCTTGTTTGCTTTTCAGGCCCTGtttttcgggtgccgaaattcGGTGGCAACATCACCACTGCACTGAACTTggagttggatgaggaaagcGAGTTCCCCTTGTCTGCCACccctttctttctctcaccactgAACTTGGGGTTGGCAGTTGATGTTGGCATCCACTGCTTTTCTGAAAGGTGGTTAACCTTTTCTTCCATTCACTCATTCATCCAGTACATCATCATGTTCTAGAATGAATGTTGCAATACTTCTCAGGTTTTAGGTTGAAGGTTGAATTAACAGCAAAGTAAGTACCCTACCTCACCAACTACTAACCTGATTTCTTCTCAAGATAGATCCTGCTTTTTTGGTCAACATACACCATTTTTCTTTGTGAAATGGCTGTACAAAGAAAACCAAGAAAAAGCATACATTTATGTGTGCTGGAACGGCGATTCCGGTTTTGCCGTCTCGTCGTGGCGTGATGGTGATGAATTGCGATGTGGCGATCGATGTCAGGTGAGTTCATGGATACCCGGAGGCGAGGCAGTCCTCCCAGAACTTGCGGTCCTCCTCCTGCCGCTCCGCCGCGCGTTTCGGGTCCTCCTCCTGCGctcgcgccggcggcgtcgtagGGAAcgtcgtgccgccgccggccccggccaccGCCATGTGCTGCCACCAGACGCCGCTCGCCGCCTCGTTTCTTCCCtcctcgacgtcgtcgtcgtc harbors:
- the LOC117843901 gene encoding 4-alpha-glucanotransferase DPE2, with amino-acid sequence MASKKSLNTVTLLFKLPYYTQWGQSLLIAGSEPALGSWNVKQGLSLSPVHQNNELFWCGRVSVAAGFTCEYKYYVVDDSKNVLRWESGEKRKLVLPEGVQDGDIIEIRDWWQDASDALFHRSAFKNVIFNDTEGVKKELQSASLNKSLDPEDVVVQFIISCPRLVSGSTVIVTGSNPQLGRWRAQDGLKMSYVGDSLWKANCVLRKSEFPVKYKYCQISQAGNPSLELGPNREVDIELSSPKQSRYVVLSDGALRDAPWRGAGVAVPVFSIRSDEDLGVGEFLDLKLLVDWAVNSGFHLVQLLPINDTSVHGMWWDSYPYSSLSVFALHPLYLRVQALSDAIPADVKEEIQQAKKHLDKKDVDYEASLSTKLSIARKIFNLEKDKVLNSSSFKQFLSENEEWLKPYAAFCFLRDFFETSDHSQWGRFSQFSKEKLEKLISEGTLHHDVIQFHYYVQYHLYMQLSEAAAYARKKKIILKGDLPIGVDRNSVDTWVYPTLFRMNTATGAPPDYFDKNGQNWGFPTYNWEEMSKDNYGWWRARLTQMAKYFTAYRIDHILGFFRIWELPDHAATGLVGKFRPSIPLSQEELISEGLWDFDRMSRPYIRQEILEEKFGSFWTVIAANFLNEYQKQCYEFKEDCNTEKKIIAKIKTSPEKSLWLEKEDSIRRGLLDLLQNVVLIRDPEDPTKFYPRFNLEDTSSFSDLDEHSKNVLRRLYYDYYFARQENLWRQNALKTLPVLLNSSDMLACGEDLGLIPACVHPVMQELGLIGLRIQRMPSEPNLEFGIPSQYSYMTVCAPSCHDCSTLRAWWEEDEGRRSRFYKTVVGSNEEPPSRCTPEVVHFIVQQHFDAPSMWAIFPLQDLLALKDKYTTRPAPEETINDPTNPKHYWRFRVHVTLESLLDDKDIQATIKDLVTGSGRSFPGKKVEGANESGEKLSKVQLNGKA